From a single Adhaeribacter swui genomic region:
- a CDS encoding DUF4230 domain-containing protein — MLRYLLKRSILWILILIIGFFVWRRLGTSFTPDKAPVKITHNTILEKIDDLGNLELVRYNFKDVVEYEKEFSQWLPNSKSVLIVAGEAVGCIDLRQVTAQDIAFTNDSVITVKLPEPQICYFKVDHNKSKVFAMQNTYFQDAELVDEGYKFAEKHVRQSALNSGILQQTAVNADKILKPLLESLTGKQIILEHQHTTKAPPVLPKR, encoded by the coding sequence ATGCTCCGTTACCTTCTTAAGCGCTCTATTCTCTGGATATTAATACTCATTATCGGCTTTTTCGTCTGGCGAAGATTAGGAACGTCTTTTACTCCCGATAAAGCCCCCGTAAAAATAACGCACAATACTATTCTGGAGAAAATTGATGATTTAGGCAACCTGGAACTGGTGCGCTATAATTTTAAAGATGTAGTGGAGTACGAAAAAGAGTTTTCGCAGTGGCTACCAAATTCTAAAAGCGTGTTAATTGTGGCCGGCGAAGCCGTGGGTTGCATTGATTTGCGCCAGGTTACCGCCCAGGATATTGCATTTACCAACGATTCAGTAATTACCGTAAAATTGCCCGAACCCCAAATTTGTTATTTTAAAGTAGACCATAATAAGTCTAAAGTATTTGCGATGCAGAACACCTACTTTCAGGATGCCGAATTAGTAGACGAAGGGTATAAATTTGCGGAAAAACACGTGCGTCAATCAGCTTTAAATTCCGGTATTTTGCAGCAAACGGCCGTAAACGCCGATAAAATTCTGAAACCCTTACTGGAAAGTTTAACCGGCAAACAAATTATTCTGGAGCACCAGCATACCACCAAAGCACCGCCTGTTTTACCGAAAAGGTAA
- a CDS encoding regulatory protein RecX, whose protein sequence is MQEPRKKKTYTVKEALIKAAAYCAYQERTQQEVRNKLYSYGLEFEEVEETIIRLCAEKLIDEERYAKSYVRGKCNLKRWGRRKIMLGLKAQQISDYCIRQGMKEIDPEIYWQNLVYLTEKKNRTEKEGNAALRRHKLTQFLMSKGYENDLIQDALQEVLRDK, encoded by the coding sequence TTGCAGGAACCCCGGAAAAAGAAAACCTATACCGTAAAAGAAGCTTTAATAAAAGCGGCTGCTTATTGCGCTTACCAGGAACGCACCCAGCAGGAAGTCCGGAATAAGTTATATTCGTACGGTCTGGAATTTGAGGAGGTAGAAGAAACGATTATTCGGTTGTGTGCCGAAAAACTGATTGACGAAGAACGTTATGCCAAATCGTATGTGCGCGGAAAATGCAACTTAAAGCGCTGGGGGCGCCGGAAAATTATGTTGGGTTTGAAAGCGCAACAAATTTCAGATTACTGCATCCGGCAAGGAATGAAAGAAATTGACCCGGAAATTTATTGGCAAAACTTAGTCTATCTCACCGAAAAGAAAAACCGCACCGAGAAAGAAGGTAACGCTGCTTTACGCCGACACAAACTTACGCAGTTTTTAATGAGTAAAGGCTACGAAAACGATTTGATCCAGGATGCTTTACAAGAAGTATTACGAGATAAGTAA
- a CDS encoding glycosyltransferase family 2 protein, translating to MELSVVIPVYNEAANVLVLYQRLQQVMQPLAISYELIFVNDGSTDQSLTLIKELSRQNPWVRYIDFSRNFGQQIAISAGLDKARGNAVVILDGDLQDPPELIPALYAQWQQGHEVVYARRKTRAGESFLKKSTARFFYRLLTRITRTPLPVDAGDFRIISRKVVNTLKQMPEQQKFIRGQIAWIGFPQTFLEYDRPERYQGQSGYSYSKMIRLALDGITSYSNLPLKMATVSGFVVSGIAFLVMLYTLYSRFITRDYVPGWSSLMVSVLFLGGVQLISIGIIGEYISRLSQNVRNRPLYIVNESNIPEESVL from the coding sequence GTGGAGTTATCGGTTGTTATACCTGTTTACAACGAAGCCGCTAATGTATTAGTGCTTTACCAACGTTTACAACAGGTTATGCAGCCTTTAGCTATTTCGTACGAATTAATATTTGTGAACGATGGCAGTACCGATCAATCTTTAACTTTAATTAAAGAACTATCCCGGCAAAACCCTTGGGTGCGCTATATTGATTTCAGTCGCAACTTTGGGCAGCAAATCGCCATTAGCGCGGGTCTGGATAAAGCCCGGGGCAATGCAGTAGTTATTCTGGACGGCGATTTACAGGACCCACCGGAACTAATTCCGGCTTTGTACGCGCAATGGCAGCAAGGCCACGAGGTGGTATACGCCCGCCGCAAAACCCGGGCCGGCGAAAGTTTTTTAAAAAAATCAACTGCCCGCTTTTTTTACCGCTTACTTACCCGCATTACCCGCACGCCCCTGCCGGTAGATGCCGGCGATTTCCGCATTATCAGCCGCAAAGTAGTAAATACGCTCAAGCAAATGCCGGAGCAGCAAAAGTTTATCCGGGGCCAGATTGCCTGGATTGGTTTTCCGCAAACCTTTCTGGAGTACGACCGACCTGAACGCTACCAGGGCCAAAGCGGCTATTCTTACTCCAAAATGATTCGATTGGCGCTCGATGGTATTACGTCTTATTCTAACTTGCCTTTAAAAATGGCAACAGTAAGTGGTTTTGTGGTATCGGGCATTGCTTTTCTGGTGATGTTATACACGCTGTATTCCCGTTTTATCACCCGCGATTACGTACCCGGCTGGTCGTCGCTGATGGTGAGTGTTTTGTTTTTGGGTGGTGTGCAGCTTATTTCAATTGGTATTATTGGCGAGTACATTAGTCGCTTAAGCCAAAACGTACGAAACCGCCCGTTGTATATTGTTAACGAATCGAATATTCCGGAAGAGTCTGTTTTGTAA
- a CDS encoding DUF5686 and carboxypeptidase regulatory-like domain-containing protein: MRLRLLLFLNFIIFLSPLAEAGLFKGRVTDAQGAGLAYANVYVKNSTVGTTTNEQGYYQLTLVPGTYQVVYQYVGYKARVDTVEISTEPVEHNVTLQPDVYNLNEVVVRASDKDPAYAIMQAAIARRKYHQNEVAAYSCRVYTKGLGRLLKVPNRVMGIKVDEVKPGIVYLSETVSEVNFRQPNKTHERMLSSKVSGDTKGFSFNWASRVNFNFYDNLLRIPGLSERAFISPLANNAFLFYRYKLIGTSVENGQTINKIKVTPIRANDPAFSGYVYIQDDSYRLHSTSLKLTQKSQIEYADTLRIDQVFGPVQDGIWMLFSQKLTVQFDSFGFKGNGFFTTVYSKYKVVPAYSKPVVAPPAAIANVPAPVEPEPLIIKKRKLKKLAKQKLANLDSTTTFIHPKNELMRVEPNANKRDTAYWDDIRPIPLTAEEQKDYVSKDSLQQIQESKPYRDSVDKRNNKFEVGNIFLSGYRYRNSFRHYSISVDPLLAVLNSNSILQYNTVEGTVLNLGVRYRKGEEETNKGLTIAPTLRYGFASKKLYGKLLTNYYYNPHRFAQITAEAGHFIAQYNNNDPIAPFWNTVYTLLYEQNFLKIYQKTNLLVRHNIEIQNGIYLTTSLEYADRQQLQNASDFTFKDYTNKQFTPNVPINAELTDASFSRKQALVGSVTLQLRPGQKYINRPDEKWIMGSKYPTFRINYTKGFSKILGSDVNFDRVSLNVSDELDLGLVGATSYSFQVGTFLNSKRLWLMDYKHFAGNRILYAGAFGGFQLLDYYRYSTQNSYLEGYFTHDFNGFIFNKIPLFRKLKWQEVVTLNYLHTPKAKHYLELGVGVEHIFKILRVDFFTGFQSREKVGSGLRLGFGI; the protein is encoded by the coding sequence ATGCGGCTCCGGTTACTACTTTTTTTAAATTTTATTATTTTTCTCAGCCCGTTGGCAGAAGCGGGTTTGTTTAAAGGCCGGGTTACCGATGCGCAAGGAGCTGGCTTGGCTTACGCGAACGTATACGTTAAAAATTCTACCGTAGGCACCACCACCAACGAACAAGGCTATTATCAGCTAACGTTAGTTCCCGGCACCTACCAGGTTGTGTACCAATACGTGGGCTACAAAGCGCGGGTAGATACTGTAGAAATCTCCACGGAGCCGGTAGAACATAACGTAACGCTGCAACCCGATGTATACAATCTAAACGAAGTAGTGGTGCGGGCTAGCGATAAAGACCCCGCTTACGCGATTATGCAGGCCGCCATTGCCCGCCGCAAATACCACCAGAACGAAGTTGCCGCTTATAGTTGCCGGGTTTACACCAAAGGTTTGGGCCGATTACTAAAAGTACCTAACCGGGTAATGGGCATTAAAGTAGACGAAGTAAAGCCCGGCATTGTGTATTTATCCGAAACCGTATCGGAAGTAAATTTCCGGCAGCCCAACAAAACCCATGAACGCATGCTCTCGAGTAAGGTAAGCGGCGACACTAAAGGCTTTTCGTTTAACTGGGCTTCGAGGGTAAATTTTAATTTTTACGACAATTTGCTGCGCATTCCGGGACTGAGCGAAAGGGCTTTTATTTCGCCGCTGGCCAATAATGCTTTTTTGTTTTACCGCTACAAACTCATTGGCACATCCGTAGAAAACGGACAAACTATTAACAAAATTAAAGTAACACCCATCCGGGCCAACGATCCGGCTTTCAGCGGGTATGTTTACATACAAGATGATAGTTACCGCCTGCACAGTACCAGTTTAAAACTCACGCAAAAATCACAAATTGAGTACGCCGACACCTTGCGCATCGATCAGGTTTTTGGCCCGGTACAAGACGGCATCTGGATGTTGTTCTCGCAAAAATTAACCGTACAATTCGATTCGTTTGGTTTTAAAGGCAATGGCTTTTTTACTACCGTATATTCTAAATACAAGGTAGTACCGGCTTACAGCAAGCCCGTAGTTGCCCCACCTGCTGCTATCGCTAATGTGCCGGCTCCGGTTGAGCCGGAACCGCTCATCATCAAAAAGAGAAAATTAAAAAAATTAGCGAAGCAGAAACTAGCCAATTTAGATTCCACTACCACTTTTATTCATCCTAAAAATGAGCTGATGCGGGTAGAGCCCAACGCCAACAAACGCGATACCGCTTATTGGGACGATATCCGGCCGATACCGCTCACCGCGGAAGAACAAAAAGATTACGTGAGCAAAGACAGTTTGCAGCAAATTCAGGAATCAAAACCATACCGTGATTCGGTGGATAAACGCAATAATAAATTTGAAGTGGGCAACATTTTTTTATCAGGTTACCGGTACCGCAATTCTTTCCGTCATTACAGCATCTCCGTCGATCCTTTGCTGGCCGTACTCAATAGCAACTCTATTCTGCAATACAATACCGTAGAAGGAACCGTGTTAAACCTGGGCGTACGCTACCGGAAAGGTGAGGAAGAGACGAACAAAGGCTTAACCATTGCTCCTACCCTGCGTTACGGTTTTGCCAGCAAAAAATTATACGGCAAGCTGCTAACCAATTACTATTACAATCCGCACCGTTTTGCGCAAATTACCGCCGAAGCCGGTCATTTTATAGCGCAATACAATAACAACGACCCTATTGCTCCCTTTTGGAATACAGTATACACTTTGCTCTACGAACAAAATTTTTTAAAAATTTACCAAAAAACTAACCTACTCGTTAGGCACAACATCGAAATACAAAACGGAATTTACTTAACCACCAGCCTGGAATATGCCGACCGGCAGCAACTGCAGAATGCTTCGGATTTTACTTTTAAAGATTACACCAATAAGCAATTTACGCCCAACGTGCCCATAAATGCTGAACTAACCGATGCTTCTTTTAGCCGCAAACAGGCATTGGTGGGCAGCGTAACCTTACAACTCCGGCCCGGCCAGAAGTACATTAATCGCCCCGACGAGAAATGGATTATGGGCTCCAAATACCCCACCTTCCGGATTAACTATACCAAAGGGTTTTCGAAGATTTTGGGTAGCGACGTAAACTTCGACCGGGTGTCGCTGAACGTGAGCGATGAGTTAGATTTAGGTTTGGTGGGCGCAACGAGTTATTCTTTTCAGGTGGGTACTTTTTTAAACAGCAAGCGTTTGTGGCTGATGGATTACAAGCATTTTGCCGGTAACCGCATTCTTTACGCCGGCGCTTTCGGGGGATTTCAGCTATTAGATTATTACCGCTACAGCACCCAAAACAGCTACCTGGAAGGCTACTTTACCCACGATTTTAATGGTTTCATTTTTAATAAGATTCCTTTATTCCGGAAACTCAAATGGCAGGAAGTAGTAACTCTTAATTATTTACACACACCTAAAGCCAAGCATTACCTAGAGTTAGGTGTTGGCGTAGAGCATATTTTTAAAATTTTGCGCGTCGATTTCTTTACCGGTTTCCAAAGCCGCGAAAAAGTGGGTTCTGGCTTACGGTTAGGTTTTGGTATTTAA
- a CDS encoding EamA family transporter has translation MKPDKYYSAGIASFVIWGFIVFPLRAVANFPSGQILYFRVLFAMLGLSVITFLFRRDSLKETWREFQAATRRNKQRLGLLTILGGLLLMVNWLVFIYVINHIDIQTGSFSYLLCPILTALLGYVILKEKLRTNQWLAIGISILSCCLIGTGAFTNLFYSLLVALSYAFFLITQRALKQYDKLVLLTVQLLIVFACMGPFYSFFKGDVPDVPLTANFYTSVMVLSFLFTILPLFLNMYALKELKSGTIGILMYINPIINFLIAFLYFHEKTSSEKAVAYGLIFVSVIIYNLPSRQKPAKVITQMVAK, from the coding sequence GTGAAACCTGATAAATATTACTCCGCTGGTATTGCTTCTTTTGTTATCTGGGGATTTATAGTTTTTCCGTTGCGCGCCGTTGCTAATTTCCCGAGCGGACAAATCCTTTACTTCCGGGTTCTATTCGCCATGCTGGGATTATCGGTAATAACTTTTTTGTTCCGGCGCGATAGCTTAAAAGAAACCTGGCGCGAGTTTCAGGCCGCAACCCGGCGTAACAAGCAACGCTTAGGACTGTTAACCATCCTGGGTGGCTTGTTATTAATGGTTAATTGGTTGGTATTTATTTACGTAATCAACCACATCGATATCCAGACTGGTTCTTTTTCGTACTTGCTCTGCCCAATTTTAACGGCTTTGCTGGGGTATGTTATTTTAAAAGAAAAGCTGCGAACCAACCAGTGGCTAGCCATTGGCATCAGTATTTTAAGTTGCTGTTTGATTGGTACCGGAGCATTTACTAATCTGTTTTATTCTTTGCTCGTGGCCTTGAGCTACGCGTTTTTCTTAATTACCCAACGGGCTTTAAAACAATACGATAAGTTGGTGCTGCTTACCGTGCAACTCCTAATTGTGTTTGCCTGTATGGGACCGTTTTATTCGTTTTTTAAAGGCGATGTACCCGATGTTCCCTTGACCGCCAATTTCTACACTTCGGTTATGGTGTTGAGTTTCTTGTTTACCATTTTGCCCTTATTCCTGAACATGTATGCCCTGAAGGAATTAAAATCCGGTACAATTGGCATACTCATGTACATCAACCCGATTATCAATTTCTTAATCGCATTTCTGTACTTTCACGAAAAAACCAGCTCTGAAAAGGCAGTTGCTTACGGGTTAATTTTTGTATCGGTGATTATTTACAACCTGCCCTCCCGGCAAAAACCGGCCAAAGTAATAACCCAGATGGTGGCTAAATAA
- a CDS encoding MFS transporter, producing MSIEEKNLKRDPYAVLRLPEFRLYVVARLCLTLALQIQAVIVGWQIYDLTQDPLALGLIGLTEAIPSIVVALYAGHVADTTSRKKIIVSCVAVLLICSTGLLLYSINLKNNLLQLGTLPIYSVIFLSGLARGFMGPATFSFMPQLLPDKTWYINAVSWSSTTWQGASVAGPAVGGLLYGFFGVEMAYAADVGLTILAFVFYFLIGAKPLPPNTERLPIKESLLSGLRFVFNNQIILSAISLDLFAVLFGGAVALLPIFSSEILHTGPQGLGFLRAAPAIGSVLMAAYLTHYPMKINAGRKMLICVACFGICIILFGLSTNFYFSVLLLGLSGMFDSISVIIRSTLMQTLTPEHMKGRVSSVNNIFVGSSNEIGSFESGFVAKLVGVVPSVVFGGCMTLLVVGVTALKADKLRKLSL from the coding sequence ATGTCGATAGAAGAAAAAAACCTGAAGCGCGACCCATATGCCGTGTTACGGTTGCCGGAGTTCCGGTTGTATGTAGTAGCTCGTTTGTGTTTAACTTTAGCTTTGCAGATACAAGCGGTAATTGTGGGCTGGCAAATCTACGACCTCACCCAAGACCCCTTAGCTTTAGGCTTAATTGGTTTAACCGAAGCCATTCCTTCCATTGTGGTAGCCTTGTATGCCGGCCACGTAGCCGATACCACCAGCCGTAAAAAAATTATTGTTAGTTGTGTGGCGGTGCTGTTAATCTGCTCTACGGGCTTATTGCTGTATTCTATAAATTTAAAAAATAACTTATTGCAGCTCGGCACTTTGCCTATTTACTCGGTTATTTTCCTGAGCGGCCTTGCCCGGGGTTTTATGGGGCCGGCCACTTTCTCGTTTATGCCGCAGCTCTTGCCCGATAAAACCTGGTACATTAATGCGGTAAGTTGGTCCAGTACTACCTGGCAAGGCGCATCGGTGGCGGGGCCGGCGGTGGGCGGCTTACTCTATGGCTTTTTCGGCGTGGAGATGGCCTACGCTGCCGATGTTGGTTTAACTATTCTGGCTTTTGTGTTTTATTTTTTGATTGGCGCAAAGCCATTACCCCCAAACACCGAACGCTTGCCCATTAAAGAAAGCTTACTCTCGGGTTTGCGCTTTGTGTTTAATAACCAGATTATTTTAAGCGCTATTTCGCTGGATTTGTTTGCCGTTTTATTTGGCGGGGCGGTGGCCTTATTGCCCATTTTTTCTTCCGAAATTCTGCATACCGGGCCACAGGGTTTAGGTTTTCTGCGGGCGGCACCTGCTATTGGCTCCGTGTTAATGGCCGCGTATTTAACGCATTACCCCATGAAAATAAACGCCGGCAGAAAAATGTTAATCTGCGTAGCTTGCTTTGGTATTTGCATTATCTTGTTCGGGTTGTCAACCAATTTTTACTTTTCGGTGCTCTTGTTAGGGCTAAGCGGCATGTTCGATTCCATTAGCGTTATTATTCGGTCTACGCTTATGCAAACGCTTACCCCGGAGCACATGAAAGGCCGGGTATCGTCGGTGAATAATATTTTTGTGGGCTCCTCCAACGAGATTGGTTCCTTCGAATCGGGCTTTGTGGCGAAGTTAGTGGGTGTAGTGCCTTCGGTGGTATTTGGCGGCTGCATGACTTTATTGGTAGTAGGAGTTACTGCCCTAAAAGCCGATAAATTGCGGAAATTGAGTCTGTAA
- a CDS encoding 30S ribosomal protein THX, translating to MGKGDVKSKKGKISKGSFGNSRPRKATKDTKKEPGVVGKLVEKVKDLVK from the coding sequence ATGGGAAAAGGAGATGTAAAATCGAAAAAAGGTAAAATTTCCAAAGGAAGCTTTGGTAACAGCCGGCCGCGTAAAGCCACAAAAGATACCAAAAAAGAACCCGGCGTAGTAGGGAAACTGGTAGAAAAAGTAAAAGATTTAGTAAAGTAA
- the uvrA gene encoding excinuclease ABC subunit UvrA: protein MITATTEQPDIDALDPKKYIIIKGARVHNLKNLSVALPRNQFIVVTGLSGSGKSSLAFDTLYAEGQRMYVESLSSYARQFLGRMDKPDVDYIRGISPAIAIEQKVSIKNNRSTVGTSTEIYDYLKLLYARIGKTFSPVSGQQVRKDNVADVVDFIFNLEEGSRVVILAPLQVQPDRKLTKELDLLLQKGYSRIYNNDQVLFIEDVISSEAADISGDIYILVDRAVLRKDDEDLQFRISDSVQTAFFEGHGECHVIYNDQKRVFSDKFELDGMAFEEPSVNFFSFNNPYGACQRCEGFGNVLGIDEDLVIPDKTLSVYEGAIAPWRTEKMSEWQVPLVKNGIRFDFPIHRPYNELTEEQKQLLWTGNKYFDGLDAFFAHVQAQTHKIQYRVMLSRYRGRTTCPDCRGTRLRKDASYVKINGVSITDLLLKPVTGVLDFFKNLELTEHELKIADRLAIEITNRLSYLVRVGLGYLTLNRLSSTLSGGESQRINLATSLGSALVGSMYILDEPSIGLHPRDAEQLIGVLRSLQQIGNTVIVVEHEEKMMEIADQIIDIGPEAGSGGGNLMFQGTYPEMLQSAETYTAQYLSGKRQVEVPTRRRQWRNAIEIVGARENNLKNVTVKFPLDVMTVVTGVSGSGKSTLIKRILHPALAKVFGGHSDATGKFDKIQGSYSKISHVEFVDQNPIGKSSRSNPVTYVKAYDAIRTLYADQPLAKARGFKPSHFSFNIEGGRCEVCQGEGQVKIEMQFMADIYLTCEACHGQKFKQDILEVKYKDQNIAEVLDMTIADSIDFFKEQPKIIEKLKPLDDVGLGYIRLGQSSNTLSGGEAQRVKLASFLTKGATTHSEGILFIFDEPSTGLHFHDINKLLTAINALIDKGNSVVIIEHNMDIVKCADWIIDMGPEGGTNGGYLLFEGTPEDMIKLENNATADYLREKLI, encoded by the coding sequence ATGATAACAGCAACCACCGAACAACCCGACATCGACGCGCTTGATCCTAAAAAGTACATTATTATCAAGGGCGCGCGGGTTCATAATTTAAAAAATTTAAGCGTAGCCTTACCACGTAATCAATTTATTGTGGTAACCGGTTTATCCGGTTCCGGTAAATCGTCGCTCGCTTTTGATACGCTCTACGCCGAAGGGCAGCGTATGTACGTAGAGAGCTTAAGTTCGTATGCCCGCCAGTTTTTGGGCCGCATGGACAAGCCCGACGTAGATTACATCCGGGGCATTAGTCCGGCCATTGCCATTGAGCAAAAAGTAAGCATTAAAAATAACCGCTCCACGGTAGGCACCAGCACCGAAATCTACGATTACTTAAAATTATTGTACGCCCGCATTGGCAAAACCTTCTCGCCGGTTTCGGGCCAACAGGTGCGCAAAGACAACGTGGCCGATGTAGTGGATTTTATCTTTAACCTCGAGGAAGGCAGCCGGGTAGTAATCTTAGCGCCCTTGCAAGTGCAACCCGACCGCAAACTAACCAAAGAACTGGACTTACTTTTGCAAAAAGGCTATTCTCGGATTTACAACAACGACCAGGTCTTATTTATCGAAGACGTAATCAGTTCTGAGGCTGCTGATATTTCCGGTGACATATACATTCTGGTAGACCGGGCCGTTTTACGCAAAGACGACGAAGATTTACAATTCCGGATTTCCGACTCGGTGCAAACGGCTTTTTTCGAGGGCCACGGCGAATGCCACGTGATTTACAACGACCAAAAACGGGTTTTCTCCGATAAATTTGAACTGGACGGTATGGCTTTCGAAGAGCCATCGGTTAACTTTTTCTCGTTTAATAACCCCTACGGCGCCTGCCAGCGTTGCGAAGGTTTTGGCAATGTACTCGGGATTGACGAAGACCTGGTAATTCCGGATAAAACCTTGAGCGTGTACGAAGGCGCGATTGCCCCATGGCGCACCGAAAAAATGAGCGAATGGCAGGTACCTTTGGTAAAAAACGGCATCCGCTTCGATTTTCCTATTCATCGGCCATATAACGAACTCACCGAAGAACAAAAGCAACTGCTCTGGACCGGCAACAAATACTTCGACGGCCTGGATGCTTTTTTTGCCCACGTGCAAGCGCAAACGCATAAAATTCAGTACCGGGTAATGCTAAGCCGTTACCGGGGCCGTACTACTTGCCCCGATTGCCGTGGTACGCGTTTGCGGAAAGATGCCAGTTACGTGAAAATAAACGGCGTTAGCATCACCGATTTATTGTTGAAACCGGTTACCGGCGTACTCGATTTTTTTAAAAATTTAGAACTTACGGAGCATGAACTAAAGATAGCGGATCGCTTAGCTATTGAAATTACCAATCGCTTGAGTTATTTAGTGCGCGTTGGTTTGGGTTATCTTACCTTAAACCGCTTATCCTCTACCCTATCGGGTGGCGAATCGCAACGCATTAATCTGGCTACTTCCTTGGGTAGTGCACTGGTGGGTTCTATGTATATTCTGGATGAGCCCAGCATTGGTTTGCACCCCCGCGATGCCGAACAACTAATTGGCGTATTACGCTCCTTGCAGCAGATTGGCAATACCGTAATTGTGGTGGAGCACGAAGAAAAAATGATGGAAATTGCCGACCAGATAATTGATATTGGTCCGGAAGCTGGTTCGGGAGGCGGTAATCTTATGTTCCAGGGCACTTATCCCGAAATGTTGCAATCCGCGGAAACCTATACCGCGCAGTATTTAAGCGGCAAACGGCAGGTAGAAGTACCTACGCGCCGCCGGCAATGGCGCAATGCCATTGAAATAGTAGGTGCCCGCGAAAATAATTTAAAAAATGTAACGGTTAAGTTCCCGCTGGATGTGATGACGGTAGTTACCGGCGTGAGTGGCTCCGGCAAATCAACCTTAATTAAACGGATTCTGCACCCGGCCTTAGCCAAAGTATTTGGCGGGCACTCCGATGCTACCGGTAAATTCGATAAAATACAAGGCAGTTACAGTAAAATTTCGCACGTGGAGTTTGTAGACCAGAACCCGATTGGTAAATCGTCGCGCTCTAACCCGGTTACTTACGTGAAAGCTTACGATGCCATCCGGACTTTATATGCCGATCAGCCCTTAGCCAAAGCGCGGGGCTTTAAACCGTCGCATTTTTCGTTTAACATTGAGGGCGGCCGCTGCGAAGTGTGCCAGGGCGAAGGCCAGGTAAAAATTGAGATGCAGTTTATGGCGGATATTTACCTGACCTGCGAAGCGTGTCACGGCCAGAAATTTAAGCAGGATATTCTGGAAGTAAAGTACAAAGACCAGAACATTGCCGAAGTGCTCGACATGACTATTGCCGACAGCATTGATTTCTTTAAAGAACAACCCAAGATTATCGAAAAGTTAAAACCGCTCGATGATGTAGGTTTAGGTTACATTCGCTTGGGTCAGTCCTCCAATACCTTATCGGGTGGCGAAGCGCAACGGGTAAAATTAGCTTCGTTCCTCACCAAAGGCGCTACCACCCACTCCGAGGGCATCTTGTTTATTTTCGACGAGCCGTCTACTGGTTTGCATTTCCACGACATTAATAAACTACTCACGGCCATTAACGCGCTCATCGACAAAGGTAATTCCGTGGTGATCATTGAGCATAACATGGATATCGTGAAGTGTGCCGACTGGATCATAGACATGGGCCCGGAAGGCGGCACGAACGGCGGTTACTTGTTGTTCGAAGGAACACCCGAAGACATGATTAAACTGGAAAATAATGCCACCGCCGATTACCTGCGGGAGAAACTGATTTAA
- the tpiA gene encoding triose-phosphate isomerase produces MRKKIVAGNWKMNKTQDEGLALVSEITNMVQDEVNNDAIVVVCPPFPFLAAIGKALAGSEKVKLGAQNCHQNESGAYTGEVSAAMLKSVGVEYVILGHSERRQYFQEDNQLLEAKVKAALKHGLKPIFCVGESLEQREQDLTFQVIETQLKEGLFHLSNEEFAQVVIAYEPVWAIGTGKTATSTQAQEVHAFIREQIARHYDAQAALDTTILYGGSANPSNARELFSQADVDGGLIGGASLKSRDFTDIVKSF; encoded by the coding sequence ATGAGAAAGAAAATAGTAGCCGGTAACTGGAAGATGAACAAAACCCAAGACGAAGGTCTGGCGTTGGTATCCGAAATTACCAATATGGTGCAGGACGAGGTAAATAACGACGCCATTGTGGTGGTTTGTCCGCCATTTCCGTTTTTAGCCGCTATTGGTAAAGCTTTGGCCGGCAGCGAAAAAGTAAAACTAGGCGCGCAAAACTGTCACCAAAACGAGAGCGGCGCTTATACCGGCGAAGTTTCGGCAGCTATGTTAAAATCCGTAGGCGTAGAATACGTTATTTTGGGCCACAGCGAGCGCCGGCAATATTTCCAAGAAGACAACCAATTACTGGAAGCCAAAGTAAAAGCGGCTTTAAAACACGGCCTGAAACCTATTTTTTGCGTGGGCGAATCACTGGAGCAACGCGAGCAGGATTTGACTTTTCAGGTGATCGAAACCCAGTTGAAAGAAGGCCTTTTTCATTTAAGCAACGAAGAATTTGCCCAAGTTGTAATTGCATACGAACCCGTTTGGGCCATTGGTACCGGTAAAACCGCCACCAGCACGCAAGCCCAGGAAGTACACGCCTTTATCCGGGAGCAAATTGCCCGCCATTACGATGCTCAGGCCGCTCTGGACACTACTATTTTATACGGCGGCAGCGCTAACCCCAGCAACGCTCGCGAGCTGTTCTCTCAGGCCGATGTAGACGGCGGTTTAATTGGCGGAGCTTCTTTAAAATCCCGCGATTTTACCGACATTGTTAAATCTTTCTAA